From the genome of Torulaspora globosa chromosome 2, complete sequence, one region includes:
- the GCD10 gene encoding tRNA 1-methyladenosine methyltransferase subunit GCD10 (ancestral locus Anc_2.246) — protein sequence MKSFRIFKLLQSHRIAKRTQDSHCSCEGTLPSGNMDPLKQLAFDQHVILRLPSGNRKIVQLKPNSSISLGKFGAFQVNDIVGYPLGTTFEIYYDGTHEPDLKNKNRTPIGKIRLMPRSENENAERNQSPLPAELANVLSSANNQQLVNLGNDVQGLSTAQIEALKNQTASGEEIIAKMIENHGTFDKKTVYSQEKYLKRKKQKFSKFFTAEYLSSSAMLQFLLEKGDVQRVMDMSQESLGMLLNLANIRSNGTYLCVDETGGLLVYFLLERMFGGANDTKAAGTIVVVHENEHPNLDLLKFSNYSDAFIKDHVKTVSLLDFFEPPSPREVEAAFTPLPKDQVWSLKAGKKNAYYRRLKWYNNQRQIISLAAETEYDALVVASTLHLPQLVQRLSASVHGSRPVVCYSQFKETLLELAHALYDDLRFLAPSILEIRCRPYQTVRGKLHPLMTMHGGGGYLLWAHRVIPAAEPAAT from the coding sequence ATGAAAAGTTTTCgaatcttcaaacttcttcaatctcatcgcatcgcCAAGAGGACTCAGGACAGCCATTGCAGTTGCGAGGGGACATTGCCGTCTGGAAACATGGATCCGCTGAAGCAATTGGCGTTTGACCAGCATGTCATTTTGAGACTGCCGTCTGGGAACCGGAAAATCGTGCAACTGAAGCCAAACAGCTCGATCTCGCTGGGCAAATTCGGTGCCTTCCAGGTCAACGACATCGTCGGGTACCCGCTCGGCACCACTTTCGAGATCTACTATGACGGAACACACGAGCCAGACCtcaagaacaaaaacaGGACGCCGATCGGGAAAATAAGGCTAATGCCCAGAAGCGAAAATGAAAACGCCGAGAGAAATCAGAGCCCGCTGCCCGCGGAACTGGCAAACGTGCTGAGCAGCGCGAACAACCAGCAGCTCGTCAACCTGGGGAACGACGTCCAGGGGTTGTCGACGGCGCAGATcgaagctttgaaaaacCAGACGGCCTCCggcgaagagatcatcGCCAAGATGATCGAAAACCACGGCACCTTCGACAAAAAGACCGTCTATTCGCAGGAAAAGTAcctgaagaggaagaaacaGAAATTCTCCAAGTTTTTCACCGCGGAGTACCTTAGCAGTTCCGCAATGCTGCAATTCCTGCTAGAAAAGGGCGACGTGCAAAGAGTCATGGACATGTCACAGGAGTCGCTCGGCATGCTGCTGAACCTAGCCAACATAAGATCCAACGGCACCTACCTCTGCGTCGACGAGACCGGCGGTCTGCTGGTCTACTTCCTGCTGGAGAGGATGTTTGGCGGAGCCAACGACACCAAAGCCGCCGGAACGATAGTGGTCGTGCACGAGAACGAGCACCCGAACCTGGACCTGCTCAAGTTCTCCAACTACTCCGACGCCTTCATCAAAGACCACGTCAAGACGGTATCCCTGCTTGACTTTTTCGAGCCGCCCAGCCCGCGGGAAGTAGAAGCGGCGTTTACGCCGCTTCCGAAGGACCAAGTGTGGTCTCTAAAGGCCGGCAAGAAAAACGCCTACTACCGGCGCCTGAAATGGTACAACAACCAGCGACAGATCATCAGTCTGGCGGCGGAAACCGAGTACGATGCGCTCGTGGTAGCCAGTACGCTACATCTGCCGCAGCTCGTCCAACGCCTATCGGCCAGCGTCCACGGCTCGAGACCAGTAGTCTGCTACAGCCAGTTCAAGGAGACACTGCTCGAACTCGCCCACGCGCTGTACGACGACTTGCGATTCCTTGCCCCCTCCATCCTCGAGATCAGATGCAGGCCGTACCAAACGGTCCGCGGCAAACTGCACCCGTTGATGACGATGCATGGCGGCGGCGGCTATTTATTGTGGGCCCACCGGGTGATACCTGCCGCGGAGCCCGCCGCTACGTAA
- the RPI1 gene encoding Rpi1p (ancestral locus Anc_2.244) — MADGPKTEQDSGNETLENYLDGIFSSALADQVESEEAVDREVDRHEDEKAEAAPRTVELRRQNSSSSVSSSGSSSTYSIEISRTSPLISFSSNAKKTRNKWKASEDFALLGMVLNYSHLLTFVEYFKPMKKFWGKISQALNEQYGFERNARQCHDRFKVLYAKALKIQDDIDEDDTYSGTLNSESKQLLLQIRNTFTFCKGNITLKSQPAVAGGHPAEAAASASNSSTDNPDLRQQPHDGTTETERNERETMHSYIFHVLSNLQEQIDLLRSHLRATDRKTQELASTLQDLISATQYSLPETVSFANASTSRPDDRDDNPHSHLPQPPRG, encoded by the coding sequence ATGGCCGACGGACCGAAAACTGAGCAGGACAGCGGAAATGAAACGTTAGAAAACTATCTTGACGGGATTTTTTCTAGCGCTTTGGCGGACCAGGTTGAAAGCGAGGAAGCAGTCGACAGGGAAGTTGATAGACACGAAGACGAGAAGGCGGAGGCTGCTCCAAGAACGGTGGAACTCAGGAGACAGAACTCGTCGTCTTCGGTGTCGTCGTCCGGGTCGTCGTCTACGTATTCGATCGAGATCTCGAGGACATCGCCGctgatttctttctcttcgaatgccaagaagacaCGGAACAAGTGGAAGGCATCGGAGGACTTTGCGCTGCTTGGGATGGTGCTGAACTATTCGCATCTGCTTACGTTTGTCGAGTATTTCAAGCCGATGAAAAAGTTCTGGGGCAAGATCTCGCAGGCTCTGAACGAACAGTACGGGTTCGAGAGAAACGCCAGACAATGTCACGATCGCTTCAAGGTGCTTTACGCCAAGGCGCTGAAGATACAGGACGACATCGACGAGGACGACACGTACAGCGGCACTCTGAACTCGGAATCGAAGCAACTGTTGCTGCAAATAAGGAACACGTTTACCTTCTGCAAGGGCAACATCACCCTCAAGTCGCAGCCCGCGGTGGCCGGCGGCCACCCGGCTGAGGCGGCGGCCTCGGCTTCAAACTCAAGCACCGACAACCCGGATCTCCGACAGCAGCCGCATGATGGGACCACTGAGACCGAAAGAAACGAAAGGGAAACCATGCATTCATATATCTTTCATGTACTCAGTAATTTACAAGAACAAATCGATCTTCTAAGAAGTCATCTACGAGCCACCGATCGCAAGACCCAAGAATTAGCCTCCACCCTTCAAGATTTGATCTCCGCGACCCAGTATTCACTCCCAGAAACGGTTTCCTTCGCCAACGCGTCCACGAGCCGACCCGATGATCGCGATGACAACCCGCACTCACACCTTCCTCAACCACCGAGAGGATAG
- the YDJ1 gene encoding type I HSP40 co-chaperone YDJ1 (ancestral locus Anc_2.243) — protein sequence MVKDSKFYDLLGVSSTATDSEIKKAYRKAALKYHPDKNPSEEAAEKFKEVSSAYEVLSDPQKREVYDQFGEEGLSGGGAGAGGFGGFGGFGDDIFSQFFGGAGSARPRGPQRGRDIKHEIAVTLEELYKGRTAKLALNKQILCKSCNGRGGKEGAVRKCTGCSGTGYKFVTRQMGPMIQRFQTECDQCSGTGDIIDPKDRCKACHGKKVANERKILEVHVDPGMKDGQKIVFRGEADQAPDVIPGDVIFVVSEKPHKKFQRVGDDLVYEAEIDLLTAIAGGEFALEHVSGDWLKVAIVPGEVVSPGMRKVIEGKGMPIAKYGGYGNLLVNFKIKFPPSHFTSEENLKKLEEILPPRAKVVIPAKAHVDECVLSEFDAAKYSRQNGRGAQSYDEDDEETGGAEGVQCASQ from the coding sequence ATGGTTAAAGACTCTAAATTCTACGATCTTTTAGGCGTGTCGTCGACCGCAACGGACAGtgagatcaagaaggcgTACAGAAaagcagctttgaaatacCACCCAGATAAGAACCCATCGGAGGAGGCAGCagaaaaattcaaagaaGTGTCGTCCGCATATGAAGTGCTTTCGGATCCGCAAAAGAGGGAAGTTTACGATCAGTTCGGAGAGGAAGGTTTGAGTGGTGGTGGTGCAGGAGCGGGCGGGTTTGGTGGTTTTGGTGGTTTCGGTGATGACATCTTTTCTCAGTTCTTTGGCGGAGCGGGTTCTGCCAGACCAAGAGGACCGCAGAGAGGCAGAGACATTAAGCATGAGATCGCGGTGACGTTGGAGGAGTTGTACAAGGGTAGGACGGCAAAGTTGGCTTTGAACAAGCAGATTCTCTGCAAGAGTTGTAACGGTCGCGGTGGTAAGGAAGGTGCGGTTAGGAAGTGTACCGGGTGTAGTGGTACGGGTTACAAGTTTGTGACTAGACAGATGGGTCCAATGATCCAGAGGTTCCAGACCGAGTGTGACCAGTGTTCTGGTACAGGTGATATCATCGACCCTAAGGACCGTTGTAAGGCATGCCACGGTAAGAAGGTCGCGAACGAAAGAAAGATCCTAGAAGTTCATGTGGACCCAGGTATGAAGGACGGTCAGAAGATTGTTTTCAGGGGTGAAGCTGACCAGGCTCCTGACGTTATTCCTGGTGACGTTATCTTCGTGGTCTCCGAGAAGCCACACAAGAAGTTCCAAAGAGTGGGCGACGATTTGGTATACGAAGCTGAGATAGACCTATTGACCGCTATAGCAGGTGGTGAATTCGCTTTGGAACACGTCTCTGGCGATTGGCTGAAAGTCGCCATCGTACCTGGTGAAGTTGTCTCTCCTGGTATGCGCAAAGTTATAGAGGGTAAGGGTATGCCAATTGCCAAATACGGTGGTTACGGTAACCTGTTAGTCAACTTCAAGATTAAATTCCCACCAAGCCATTTCACCAGCGAggaaaacttgaagaagttggaagagATTTTGCCACCAAGAGCTAAAGTCGTTATCCCAGCAAAGGCTCATGTAGACGAGTGTGTTCTATCAGAGTTCGATGCAGCCAAGTATAGCAGACAAAATGGCAGGGGCGCCCAGAGTTAcgacgaagacgatgaggaaACTGGAGGTGCTGAGGGTGTCCAATGCGCGTCGCAGTAG
- the AQR1 gene encoding Aqr1p (ancestral locus Anc_2.242) → MSVPRNSTASEASEEITLEEEDVRCLNDEDTDKSGEKGSRCSELKNKPNDDALSTTTTRKLSGLHPESESSSIFEPEKDAKGESPYTLLSYAQKWGMVALLTMCTFWSSLGSPIYYPALKQLEKQFNIDENMVNVTVVVYLLFQGIAPTVSGGLADIYGRRPIIVIGMVIYVVASIGLACCNSYGVIVFLRCIQSACISPTIAISSGVVGDFTLKFERGTFVGATSGFALLGQAFGSLIGAALAAAWNWRAIFWFLVIGCGSSLVVVFTLLPETKRTLVGNLSIKPKNILNRAPVLLLKPVRRRFRYDNPDYDTLDKNIPKLDLTSALKITAQPEIFLSLLPGGLQFAMWTLMLSAISSELLASPYDYKLTIVGVCYLPAGIGGLIGSFVTGRIIDIYYRRLIKKFEKGKEEGTISPDAQFNVIKARLTAALPQNFISVASFLLFGWSVDKGWPVAAVLITSCVSSFCTMSTLSTSSTMLVDLYPSKSSTATSSFNFIRCTLSAIFMGCFAKMKASMTVGGTFSFLCGLVFIGNFLLLIPMNQGMKWREQRALKAQLACEKALS, encoded by the coding sequence ATGAGCGTACCGAGAAATAGTACTGCTAGTGAAGCTAGTGAAGAGATAACCCTCGAGGAGGAGGATGTTCGCTGCTTGAATGACGAAGATACCGATAAGAGTGGTGAAAAAGGAAGCCGATGCtcagagctgaaaaatAAACCAAACGATGACGCACTTTCAACAACGACGACCAGGAAACTCAGCGGTTTGCACCCTGAGTCGGAGTCTTCCAGTATTTTCGAaccagagaaagatgcAAAGGGGGAATCTCCATATACTCTATTGAGCTACGCTCAAAAATGGGGCATGGTTGCTTTACTGACTATGTGCACTTTTTGGTCGTCATTAGGCTCTCCAATATACTATCCGGCTCTAAAACAGTTAGAAAAGCAGTTCAACATAGATGAAAATATGGTCAACGTTACGGTTGTCGTGTACTTACTGTTTCAAGGGATCGCGCCAACTGTGAGCGGCGGACTGGCCGATATCTACGGTCGAAGGCCTATCATAGTGATTGGAATGGTGATTTATGTTGTCGCTTCAATCGGTCTAGCGTGCTGCAATTCTTACGGGGTAATTGTATTCTTGCGGTGCATACAAAGTGCCTGCATCTCTCCGACGATCGCAATTAGTTCTGGTGTTGTCGGAGATTTCACATTAAAGTTTGAGAGAGGAACGTTTGTGGGCGCCACGTCCGGTTTTGCACTGCTGGGACAGGCATTTGGATCGCTAATTGGGGCCGCCCTAGCAGCCGCTTGGAATTGGAGAGCAATATTTTGGTTTTTAGTGATCGGATGTGGGAGCAGTCTGGTTGTTGTATTCACACTCTTGCCAGAAACAAAGAGAACACTAGTCGGCAACCTGTCCATAAAACCCAAGAATATTCTCAACAGAGCACCAGTATTATTGCTAAAACCAGTTAGACGTCGTTTCAGGTATGACAATCCGGACTATGACACGTTGGACAAGAATATACCCAAGCTTGATCTTACATCTGCCTTGAAGATCACCGCACAACCAGAAATCTTCCTGTCGCTTCTGCCCGGCGGTTTACAGTTTGCGATGTGGACTTTAATGCTTTCTGCCATATCGTCGGAACTTCTCGCATCACCCTACGACTATAAGTTGACGATTGTGGGCGTTTGCTATCTGCCTGCGGGGATCGGCGGTCTTATTGGTTCCTTCGTAACCGGTAGGATTATTGACATTTACTACAGAAGGCTCATCAAaaagtttgagaaaggcAAGGAAGAAGGCACCATTTCGCCAGACGCTCAGTTTAATGTCATAAAAGCACGTCTAACTGCCGCGCTGCCTCAGAACTTTATTTCTGTCGCATCATTTCTATTATTTGGATGGAGCGTTGATAAAGGCTGGCCGGTTGCCGCCGTTTTGATAACATCATGTGTGAGTTCTTTCTGCACAATGAGTACACTCTCCACGTCATCGACTATGCTAGTAGACCTGTATCCTAGTAAGTCGTCAACTGCCACcagttctttcaacttcatcagATGCACGCTGAGTGCCATTTTTATGGGATGCTTCgcaaagatgaaagctTCAATGACTGTTGGAGGTACTTTCTCATTTCTCTGTGGGCTCGTATTCATTGGAAACTTTTTACTTTTAATACCAATGAATCAAGGCATGAAGTGGagagaacaaagagctttgaaagctcagTTAGCATGCGAAAAAGCACTCTCCTGA
- the MTQ1 gene encoding S-adenosylmethionine-dependent methyltransferase (ancestral locus Anc_2.245) produces the protein MPRVSPAMVRKVASHDPLLGMLLPVCRTAEAARQELRWIRTELNHAGPSVRRACALRARSVPLQYVLGSQPFGELQILCERNVLIPRWETEEWASELAARWRRATSSRVTAPTVVDLCTGTGCVALLLKRALPRAEITAVDCSRFAVALVTKNLHHNDVGHVTVLQRDILRDERPAISADLVVCNPPYIPRDAFVRDATTSVKVYEPRLALVADKEFYTNLCDVWLPHTRSFVYEIGDEGQARFVADRISARADGRRWAIGLRRDSNGKPRVVYGFRTDDARLHRVYDGFGYLVT, from the coding sequence ATGCCGAGAGTGTCACCGGCGATGGTGAGGAAAGTTGCGTCGCACGATCCCTTGCTTGGCATGTTGCTGCCAGTATGCCGGACCGCCGAGGCGGCCCGGCAAGAGTTGCGCTGGATCCGCACCGAGCTGAACCATGCTGGGCCGAGCGTGCGGCGAGCGTGCGCGCTGCGAGCGCGCTCGGTGCCGCTGCAGTACGTGCTCGGATCGCAACCGTTTGGCGAGTTGCAGATACTGTGCGAGCGCAACGTGCTGATCCCACGGTGGGAGACGGAGGAATGGGCTTCGGAACTAGCCGCCCGGTGGCGGCGCGCTACGTCGTCGCGCGTGACTGCGCCGACCGTCGTCGATCTGTGCACGGGCACGGGATGCGTCGCCCTGCTCCTCAAGCGCGCGTTGCCGCGCGCGGAGATCACTGCCGTGGATTGCTCCCGATTCGCGGTGGCATTGGTGACGAAGAACTTGCATCACAATGACGTGGGACACGTCACTGTGCTGCAGCGGGACATTCTCCGTGACGAACGTCCCGCGATCAGCGCAGATCTCGTGGTGTGCAACCCGCCGTACATTCCGCGCGACGCGTTTGTCAGGGACGCCACGACATCTGTCAAAGTGTACGAGCCGCGGCTGGCGCTCGTCGCAGACAAGGAGTTTTACACAAACCTGTGCGATGTGTGGCTTCCCCACACGCGTTCGTTCGTGTACGAGATCGGCGACGAGGGCCAGGCGCGCTTTGTTGCGGACCGGATCTCAGCCCGGGCCGACGGTCGCCGGTGGGCGATCGGGCTCAGAAGGGACTCCAACGGGAAGCCCAGGGTGGTTTACGGGTTCCGGACGGACGACGCCCGTCTGCACAGAGTGTACGACGGGTTCGGTTACTTAGTTACGTAG
- the QDR2 gene encoding cation transporter (ancestral locus Anc_2.241), which translates to MSSQDIMSLRNSKENPPPEDEYKSDHHEYDRGRLSAVEAARSKGSEDAVPYSRFQRPEKFMLVVQCAFTGFFSTIAGAIYYPVLTVIEHKFNVSEEQVNITVVVYYIFQGLSPTLMGGFADHLGRRPIVNLSILLYCAACIGLACSNTYAQIVGLRCLQAAGISPVIAINSGIVGDVTTRKERGGYVGYISGFQVVGTAFGALIGAGLSSRWGWRSIFWFLAIGSGICLLFSLFLLPETKRTIAGNGSVTPKSPLNWSPVLRLPIVRRRLHLDDPDLDTVAPASKLNLLAPFSIIKIPEISLVLLVAGLQFSTWTTHQTALTTSLSKDYHLSVAKIGLCFLPSGICTLISIVSSGRYLNYNYRRKMIQHRAWVAQREQALLKEHEGDELLVKQIIESDYHYTFNIFRARMQPALFTVMLSSMGFISFGWCISVKAPLAAVLCTSGFASLFSNCILAMSVTLIVDLFPSRASTATGCLNLFRCALSAIFIACLTKMTQHMKSGGVFTFLGSITLLSTGFLVVVMAHGKKLSYRRRQQERKGQI; encoded by the coding sequence GAGTATGATAGGGGTCGCTTGAGTGCAGTCGAAGCTGCGAGAAGCAAGGGATCTGAAGATGCAGTACCTTACTCTAGATTTCAAAGGCCAGAGAAATTCATGCTGGTAGTGCAGTGTGCGTTTACGGGATTCTTTTCGACGATAGCCGGAGCGATATATTATCCAGTTCTAACCGTCATTGAGCATAAGTTTAATGTCAGTGAAGAGCAGGTCAACATAACGGTTGTCGTTTACTACATATTTCAAGGGCTGTCGCCGACGTTGATGGGAGGCTTCGCCGACCATTTGGGCAGGAGACCGATTGTGAACTTATCGATACTTCTTTACTGTGCAGCCTGTATCGGATTAGCCTGTTCGAACACATATGCGCAGATTGTTGGGCTGAGATGTCTACAGGCAGCAGGCATATCGCCTGTCATCGCTATAAACAGCGGTATTGTTGGAGATGTCACTACACGGAAAGAGAGAGGCGGTTACGTGGGATATATATCGGGGTTTCAAGTGGTTGGCACTGCGTTTGGCGCCTTGATTGGTGCCGGATTATCTTCGAGATGGGGCTGGAGATCCATCTTTTGGTTCTTGGCCATCGGGTCCGGAATCTGTCTTCTGTTTTCACTATTTCTTTTACCTGAAACGAAACGAACGATAGCTGGTAACGGATCTGTGACGCCAAAGTCCCCGCTCAATTGGTCGCCGGTGCTGCGGCTTCCTATAGTCAGGAGAAGACTTCATCTGGATGATCCCGATCTGGATACGGTGGCACCAGCTTCTAAGCTGAACTTGTTAGCGCCATTCTCAATCATTAAAATACCGGAAATAAGTTTAGTTCTTCTAGTGGCCGGGCTACAGTTTTCGACGTGGACAACTCATCAGACGGCATTAACCACGTCTTTGAGTAAAGATTATCATTTATCTGTCGCCAAAATTGGGTTATGCTTTCTGCCTTCAGGTATTTGCACATTGATTAGTATAGTAAGTTCCGGACGGTACCTGAACTATAACTACAGGCGGAAAATGATCCAACACAGGGCTTGGGTTGCTCAGCGAGAACAAGCATTGCTCAAAGAACATGAAGGCGATGAACTTTTGGTCAAGCAGATCATTGAAAGCGATTATCACTACACTTTTAATATTTTTCGGGCGCGAATGCAGCCTGCTTTGTTCACTGTCATGCTGAGCAGTATGGGGTTCATATCCTTTGGCTGGTGCATTAGCGTCAAAGCACCACTAGCCGCGGTACTCTGTACCAGTGGATTTGCGTCGCTTTTCTCTAACTGCATCTTGGCCATGTCTGTCACCTTGATCGTGGATCTGTTCCCGTCTAGGGCCTCCACAGCAACAGGCTGCTTGAACCTGTTCAGATGTGCACTTTCAGCCATTTTCATTGCCTGCTTGACCAAGATGACCCAACATATGAAATCAGGCGGGGTGTTCACGTTTCTGGGTTCGATAACTCTCCTTTCGACAGGTTTCCTTGTGGTTGTAATGGCCCATGGCAAGAAACTAAGTTACAGGAGACGTCAGCAGGAAAGGAAAGGTCAAATATAA
- the NOP2 gene encoding rRNA (cytosine-C5-)-methyltransferase NOP2 (ancestral locus Anc_2.247) — protein sequence MGSRRVKNKQQAPPSLEEFQARKEKKLNKKAKRVKPDGEERGESRKAKKPKKAKSRGRDEDDEEKRHLEQLKNEEQSLPEVDLNELSKAKKSLFDEDEGEEEAEDEELQDEFDLEQEYEYDDDEEANDEHPVFSDDEDVDLEELNAANMEEMSRKLDEENAMEAEEAEKELVEAGQTQPRAEVLPTQEEEELMAQQPPDLTSIRTRMIEIVKVLEDFKNMAAEGRSRAEYTDRLLKDICQYFGYTPFLAEKLFDLFSPAEAMEFFEANEIARPITIRTNTLKTRRRDLAQALVNRGVNLQPIGSWTKVGLQIFDSQVPIGATPEYLAGNYILQAASSFLPVIALDPQENERILDMAAAPGGKTTYISALMKNTGCVFANDANKARTKSLIANIHRLGCTNTIVCNYDAREFPKVIGGFDRILLDAPCSGTGVIGKDQSVKVSRTEKDFIQIPHLQKQLLLSAIDSVDSNSKTGGVIVYSTCSVAVEEDEMVVDYALRKRPNVKLVDAGLAIGKEGFTSFRGKKFHPSLKLTRRYYPHTYNVDGFFVAKFQKIGPSPNDNNQATPREKELAARQEAAEEGIIHSDFANFDDPEDEKYIKKSQKNSLLKKGIDPRAQKK from the coding sequence ATGGGTAGTAGACGTGTGAAGAACAAGCAACAAGCTCCGCCAAGTTTGGAAGAGTTCCAGGCTagaaaggagaaaaaaCTCAAtaagaaagcaaagagaGTTAAGCCCGACGGCGAGGAACGCGGTGAAAGCAGGAAAGcaaagaagccaaagaaggcaaagagTCGTGGAAGggacgaggatgacgaggagaaaAGACATCTGGAAcaattgaaaaatgagGAACAGTCACTTCCTGAAGTGGACTTGAACGAGTTGTcaaaggccaagaaatcgctgttcgacgaagacgagggggaagaagaggcagaggatgaagaattgCAGGACGAGTTTGATTTGGAGCAGGAGTACGAGtatgatgatgatgaggaggcGAATGACGAACATCCTGTTTTCTCCGATGACGAGGATGTGGATCTTGAGGAGTTGAACGCAGCCAATATGGAAGAGATGTCCAGGaaacttgatgaagaaaacgCCATggaggctgaagaagctgaaaaggaaTTGGTTGAAGCCGGGCAGACTCAGCCCAGAGCCGAAGTGCTGCCTACAcaggaggaagaggagtTGATGGCTCAGCAACCTCCAGACCTGACCTCCATCAGAACAAGAATGATAGAAATCGTCAAGGTGCTGGaggatttcaagaacatGGCAGCCGAGGGCAGGTCGAGGGCTGAATACACTGATAGGCTACTCAAGGATATCTGCCAATATTTTGGCTACACGCCATTCCTAGCTGAGAAGCTATTCGATCTGTTTTCTCCGGCGGAGGCGATGGAATTTTTCGAAGCCAACGAAATCGCCAGACCTATCACTATCAGAACGAATACCTTGAAGACTAGAAGAAGGGATTTGGCACAAGCTTTGGTGAATAGAGGCGTCAACTTGCAGCCAATTGGTTCGTGGACAAAGGTTGGTTtgcaaatttttgattCGCAGGTCCCAATCGGCGCCACGCCTGAATATCTGGCTGGTAATTATATTTTACAAGCAGCATCATCTTTTTTGCCAGTCATTGCCTTGGACCCtcaagaaaatgaaagaATTCTGGACATGGCAGCTGCTCCTGGTGGGAAGACTACTTATATATCAGccttgatgaagaacacTGGTTGTGTGTTCGCTAACGATGCTAACAAAGCTAGAACAAAGTCTTTGATCGCTAATATTCATCGTCTGGGATGTACAAACACCATCGTTTGTAATTACGACGCTCGTGAGTTCCCAAAAGTGATTGGTGGCTTTGATAGAATTCTGTTAGATGCTCCTTGTTCCGGTACTGGTGTCATCGGTAAGGATCAGTCTGTGAAAGTGTCTCGTACAGAGAAAGATTTTATACAaattcctcatcttcagaagcaATTGCTGTTGTCAGCAATCGATTCAGTCGACTCAAACTCAAAAACTGGTGGTGTTATAGTATATTCCACATGTTCGGTAGCAgttgaggaagacgaaATGGTTGTTGATTATGCATTGAGGAAGAGACCTAATGTCAAACTTGTCGACGCTGGTTTGGCTATTGGTAAAGAAGGATTTACAAGTTTCAGGGGTAAGAAATTTCACCCAAGTTTAAAGCTCACGAGGAGATATTATCCACATACCTATAATGTGGATGGTTTCTTCGTTGCTAAATTTCAGAAGATTGGTCCCTCTCCAAATGACAATAATCAAGCCACTCCtagagagaaagagctcgCAGCCAGACAAGAGGCCGCAGAAGAGGGAATTATTCACTCTGATTTTGCCAACTTTGACGATCCTGAGGACGAAAAGTatatcaagaaatctcagAAAAACAGCCTACTCAAGAAGGGCATCGATCCAAGGGcacagaagaaatga